The genomic stretch TCGGAATTTTCTATGGGCGATGCGATGAAAAATTTTCTTCAAAAAAGTCGGTTAAAAAATGGTCTTAAAACGGCTCAGCTTGAAGACGTATGGCGCGAAATTGTGGGTGAAGTAATCGCAAAATATACCGATAAAATTCAAATCATCAATCAGAAGTTGTTTATCCGTACATCCAATGGTCCGCTTAAAAACGAACTTCTGTATCAGCGCTCCCAAATCATTGAACGTATCAATGAAAAAATGGGAAGAGACACTATTACAGAAGTTGTAATTAATTGAGAAAACCTTCTCTGAAACCGACATGAAATTTTTTGTATCAAAATTACTCAAAGGATATGAAAAATTTCGTCAAAGGTTCCTCTTGAACAAAAAACAAGAGAAATTTACACAGTTTCGTCTTCAACAGGAGCGTGTTCCGCTTCTTTAATTGCTTCGATAATTTCTGCGCGGTGCGCATCTGTATCGTGCAAATGACTGGTAGCGACTACCTGTCCGTTAGACGCTTTTACGTTGAAGAAAAATTTTCCGTTAGACGATTCCTTCTTCTCAATATGCGCCTCAATCAACGCATTTTTCTTTACAGACTCGACGCCGTTTTTTACCGCGGCGTGCGTAGTATAGCCTTCGCTACCGAGCAGAATTTTTCCACTGTCATCTTTCAGGCTAAACTGAAATTCTCCGTTTGTTCTTTTTGAAATCACAAATTTTGCCATGATTCAATCGTTTTTTAAGGTTTGATAAATTTGTGAGTAAGATATAAACTTATTTTTATTTGTTAGTTATTTGCCCAAAATCTTAACAATAAAATTATTTGATTGTTTTAGTTTCCACTATTGAACATTTTATTACTGCGGTTATTTTCTCTTTTTTAGTTGAAATACATTTCCTTCGAGGTCTGTTCCATCGCAAAGCCAAAAATCATAATTTTCAAAAGTTTTGATTTCTCTCATCGGAATATTTTTCTCCAAGAAATTTTTTCTGGCGGCTTCTATATTTTCATCTATTTCAAAAACCATTTTTGTATTATTATCGAACTGATGATTCTCATCAATTTGTTTCAAATATTTTTCTCCGATTTTGTGGAATCCGATATTCGTATTTCCTGCATTCAATAAGACCCAAATGTCATCCTGTTCTATAACTTTTAAATTGAAATTTTCCACATAAAAATCCCGAAGAAGTTTAATGTTTCTAACATAAAGAATTATTGTATCGAATACAGTCTTCATTTGTGTAATTTATTTTTTTAAAGACATATTATAATGCGTTTTTTACATCAACTTTTCCATTTCTTTATTCACAAAATCCATCAAGGTTTTAATATGCGTAGGAGAGAAGTCGAACTTCAATCCTGCGGCGTTGAAAAGTTCGGGTAAAGTCTTTGTGCCGCCGAGACTTAATGCGTTGATATAGTTTTGTAAAGCCTGTTGCGGATTTTGCTGGTATTGCATCCACAAACCGATGGCGCCAAGCTGCGCAATGCCGTATTCGATATAATAAAACGGCACTTCAAACAAATGCAATTGCCGTTGCCAACCGTAAGCGCGATATTCTTCAAGCCCTGTAAAATCAATGGTTTCGGTAGAAAATTCATTTAAAATGCGCAGCCAGTTTTCTTTTCTTTCGTCCAACGTATGTGCCGGATTTTCATACACCCAATGTTGGAATTTATCGATAGTTGCAATCCAAGGGAAGATGGTAATTACACGTTCTAACTGATGGATTTTTGCGCGTTTCAATTCTTCTTCATTATCAAAAAAAACATTCCAATAATT from Arachidicoccus sp. BS20 encodes the following:
- a CDS encoding VOC family protein; amino-acid sequence: MKTVFDTIILYVRNIKLLRDFYVENFNLKVIEQDDIWVLLNAGNTNIGFHKIGEKYLKQIDENHQFDNNTKMVFEIDENIEAARKNFLEKNIPMREIKTFENYDFWLCDGTDLEGNVFQLKKRK
- a CDS encoding DUF721 domain-containing protein, encoding MSEFSMGDAMKNFLQKSRLKNGLKTAQLEDVWREIVGEVIAKYTDKIQIINQKLFIRTSNGPLKNELLYQRSQIIERINEKMGRDTITEVVIN
- a CDS encoding YegP family protein, encoding MAKFVISKRTNGEFQFSLKDDSGKILLGSEGYTTHAAVKNGVESVKKNALIEAHIEKKESSNGKFFFNVKASNGQVVATSHLHDTDAHRAEIIEAIKEAEHAPVEDETV